One Falco peregrinus isolate bFalPer1 chromosome 6, bFalPer1.pri, whole genome shotgun sequence DNA segment encodes these proteins:
- the IRF5 gene encoding interferon regulatory factor 5 isoform X4 — MWGPAMNPPPRRVRLKPWLVAQVNSQRYPGLQWLDAERRRFAIPWRHATRHPPAPQDHDNIFKAWAQETGKFTEGVDEPDPAKWKANLRCALNKSREFRLLFDGTKATPIQPYKVYELCQGPADGADGVAEDDYGCVGEEDVSQLQKMTSLSIKDTRHGGDLLPSYPWPKEEPHFGSGCPPGPFAPPLQALLPAEVGDTHGTPELAPATLSETGPPLGTLGPPSTCPIAPMEHIIPNLLISPHMLPLTDLEIKFQYRGRQVCVLTISNPHGCRLFHSSLEPTQEQVELFGPLTLEQVRFPATDTIPNEKQRFYTHQLLDVLDRGLILELQGQDIYAIRLCQCKVFWTGPCATHSAGPNPIEREKKTKLFSLEGFLNGLILFQKGQTMTPPPFEIFLCFGEEWPDQKPKEKKLITVQVVPVAARLLLEMFSGELSWSADSIPLQISHPDLKDKMVEQFKELHQLWQNQQRLPPVQPEPRPAAGAWVLPPGSLPQ; from the exons ATGTGGG gTCCTGCCATGAACCCCCCGCCTCGCCGGGTGCGGCTGAAGCCGTGGCTGGTGGCACAGGTCAACAGCCAGCGCTACCCggggctgcagtggctggacGCTGAGCGGCGGCGCTTTGCCATCCCCTGGCGCCATGCCACCcgccaccccccagcccctcaggaCCACGACAACATCTTCAAG gccTGGGCACAGGAGACGGGCAAGTTCACGGAGGGGGTGGACGAGCCGGACCCAGCTAAGTGGAAGGCCAACCTGCGCTGCGCCCTCAACAAGAGCCGCGAGTTCCGCCTGCTCTTTGACGGCACCAAGGCCACCCCGATCCAGCCCTACAAGGTCTACGAGCTCTGCCAGGGGCCAGCTGATGGCGCAG ATGGAGTGGCTGAGGATGACTATGGCTGCGTTGGGGAGGAGGATGTCAGCCAG ctccagaagaTGACATCTCTGAGCATCAAAG ATACCCGGCATGGGGGGGATCTGCTACCCTCCTACCCCTGGCCCAAGGAGGAGCCACACTTCGGCAGCGGCTGCCCCCCAGGGCCCTTTGCACCGCCCCTCCAAGCACTGCTCCCTGCTGAGGTGGGGGACACCCATGGGACCCCCGAACTGGCCCCTGCCACCCTAAGCGAGACGGGGCCACCCCTGGGCACGCTGGGGCCCCCGTCCACCTGCCCGATAGCACCCATGGAGCACATCATCCCCAACCTGCTCATCAGCCCCCACATGCTGCCAT TGACCGACCTGGAGATCAAGTTCCAGTACCGGGGCCGTCAGGTCTGCGTCCTCACCATCAGCAACCCCCATGGCTGCCGCCTCTTCCACAGCAGCCTGGAGCCCACGCAGGAGCAGGTGGAGCTCTTTGGGCCACTGACACTGGAGCAGGTCCGCTTCCCTGCCACTGATACCATCCCCAACGAGAAGCAGCGTTTCTACACCCACCAGCTCCTGGATGTGTTGGACCGCGGGCTcatcctggagctgcagggccAGGACATCTACGCCATCCGCCTCTGCCAGTGCAAGGTCTTCTGGACGGGGCCCTGTGCCACCCACAGTGCTGGCCCCAACCCCAttgagagggagaagaagacCAAGCTCTTCAGCCTTGAGGGGTTTCTCAATG GCCTCATCCTGTTCCAGAAGGGCCAGACCATGACCCCCCCACCCTTCGAGATCTTCCTCTGCTTCGGCGAAGAGTGGCCGGACCAGAAACCCAAGGAGAAAAAGCTTATCACGGTGCAG GTGGTGCCGGTGGCGGCAcggctgctgctggagatgttCTCAGGAGAGCTGTCCTGGTCAGCCGACAGCATCCCCCTGCAGATCTCCCACCCTGACCTCAAGGACAAGATGGTGGAGCAGTTCAAGGAGCTTCACCAGCTCTGGCAGAACCAGCAGCGGCTGCCACCGGTGCAGCCAGAGCCCAGACCCGCTGCCGGAGCCTGGGTGCTGCCACCAGGCTCCCTGCCCCAGTGA
- the IRF5 gene encoding interferon regulatory factor 5 isoform X3: MDAGPAMNPPPRRVRLKPWLVAQVNSQRYPGLQWLDAERRRFAIPWRHATRHPPAPQDHDNIFKAWAQETGKFTEGVDEPDPAKWKANLRCALNKSREFRLLFDGTKATPIQPYKVYELCQGPADGADGVAEDDYGCVGEEDVSQLQKMTSLSIKDTRHGGDLLPSYPWPKEEPHFGSGCPPGPFAPPLQALLPAEVGDTHGTPELAPATLSETGPPLGTLGPPSTCPIAPMEHIIPNLLISPHMLPLTDLEIKFQYRGRQVCVLTISNPHGCRLFHSSLEPTQEQVELFGPLTLEQVRFPATDTIPNEKQRFYTHQLLDVLDRGLILELQGQDIYAIRLCQCKVFWTGPCATHSAGPNPIEREKKTKLFSLEGFLNGLILFQKGQTMTPPPFEIFLCFGEEWPDQKPKEKKLITVQVVPVAARLLLEMFSGELSWSADSIPLQISHPDLKDKMVEQFKELHQLWQNQQRLPPVQPEPRPAAGAWVLPPGSLPQ, encoded by the exons ATGGAtgctg gTCCTGCCATGAACCCCCCGCCTCGCCGGGTGCGGCTGAAGCCGTGGCTGGTGGCACAGGTCAACAGCCAGCGCTACCCggggctgcagtggctggacGCTGAGCGGCGGCGCTTTGCCATCCCCTGGCGCCATGCCACCcgccaccccccagcccctcaggaCCACGACAACATCTTCAAG gccTGGGCACAGGAGACGGGCAAGTTCACGGAGGGGGTGGACGAGCCGGACCCAGCTAAGTGGAAGGCCAACCTGCGCTGCGCCCTCAACAAGAGCCGCGAGTTCCGCCTGCTCTTTGACGGCACCAAGGCCACCCCGATCCAGCCCTACAAGGTCTACGAGCTCTGCCAGGGGCCAGCTGATGGCGCAG ATGGAGTGGCTGAGGATGACTATGGCTGCGTTGGGGAGGAGGATGTCAGCCAG ctccagaagaTGACATCTCTGAGCATCAAAG ATACCCGGCATGGGGGGGATCTGCTACCCTCCTACCCCTGGCCCAAGGAGGAGCCACACTTCGGCAGCGGCTGCCCCCCAGGGCCCTTTGCACCGCCCCTCCAAGCACTGCTCCCTGCTGAGGTGGGGGACACCCATGGGACCCCCGAACTGGCCCCTGCCACCCTAAGCGAGACGGGGCCACCCCTGGGCACGCTGGGGCCCCCGTCCACCTGCCCGATAGCACCCATGGAGCACATCATCCCCAACCTGCTCATCAGCCCCCACATGCTGCCAT TGACCGACCTGGAGATCAAGTTCCAGTACCGGGGCCGTCAGGTCTGCGTCCTCACCATCAGCAACCCCCATGGCTGCCGCCTCTTCCACAGCAGCCTGGAGCCCACGCAGGAGCAGGTGGAGCTCTTTGGGCCACTGACACTGGAGCAGGTCCGCTTCCCTGCCACTGATACCATCCCCAACGAGAAGCAGCGTTTCTACACCCACCAGCTCCTGGATGTGTTGGACCGCGGGCTcatcctggagctgcagggccAGGACATCTACGCCATCCGCCTCTGCCAGTGCAAGGTCTTCTGGACGGGGCCCTGTGCCACCCACAGTGCTGGCCCCAACCCCAttgagagggagaagaagacCAAGCTCTTCAGCCTTGAGGGGTTTCTCAATG GCCTCATCCTGTTCCAGAAGGGCCAGACCATGACCCCCCCACCCTTCGAGATCTTCCTCTGCTTCGGCGAAGAGTGGCCGGACCAGAAACCCAAGGAGAAAAAGCTTATCACGGTGCAG GTGGTGCCGGTGGCGGCAcggctgctgctggagatgttCTCAGGAGAGCTGTCCTGGTCAGCCGACAGCATCCCCCTGCAGATCTCCCACCCTGACCTCAAGGACAAGATGGTGGAGCAGTTCAAGGAGCTTCACCAGCTCTGGCAGAACCAGCAGCGGCTGCCACCGGTGCAGCCAGAGCCCAGACCCGCTGCCGGAGCCTGGGTGCTGCCACCAGGCTCCCTGCCCCAGTGA
- the IRF5 gene encoding interferon regulatory factor 5 isoform X2, with protein MQIYGKRMLMRCLQLLRGNTPGGGGERRQDPGGRHTGVTGGGTWVGATQGSRAGHTSPTPGAAGPGRSRSGGVAGSVPRPTPRPPPHAPAPPCGSAGRWRRPRSAGPAMNPPPRRVRLKPWLVAQVNSQRYPGLQWLDAERRRFAIPWRHATRHPPAPQDHDNIFKAWAQETGKFTEGVDEPDPAKWKANLRCALNKSREFRLLFDGTKATPIQPYKVYELCQGPADGADGVAEDDYGCVGEEDVSQLQKMTSLSIKDTRHGGDLLPSYPWPKEEPHFGSGCPPGPFAPPLQALLPAEVGDTHGTPELAPATLSETGPPLGTLGPPSTCPIAPMEHIIPNLLISPHMLPLTDLEIKFQYRGRQVCVLTISNPHGCRLFHSSLEPTQEQVELFGPLTLEQVRFPATDTIPNEKQRFYTHQLLDVLDRGLILELQGQDIYAIRLCQCKVFWTGPCATHSAGPNPIEREKKTKLFSLEGFLNGLILFQKGQTMTPPPFEIFLCFGEEWPDQKPKEKKLITVQVVPVAARLLLEMFSGELSWSADSIPLQISHPDLKDKMVEQFKELHQLWQNQQRLPPVQPEPRPAAGAWVLPPGSLPQ; from the exons ATGCAAATTTATGGAAAACGCATGTTAATGAGGTGTCTGCAGTTGCTGCGGGGTAACACCCCGGGAGGTGGGGGCGAACGGAGACAGGACCCCGGAGGGCGACACACAGGGGTCACGGGTGGGGGAACATGGGTGGGGGCCACACAGGGGTCACGGGCGGGGCACACGAGCCCCaccccgggcgcggcggggccggggcggtcCCGGAGTGGTGGCGTGGCCGGCTCCGTCCCACGCCCCacgccccggcccccgccccacgcccccgccccgccgtgcGGAAGCGCtgggcggtggcggcggcctCGGAGCGCAG gTCCTGCCATGAACCCCCCGCCTCGCCGGGTGCGGCTGAAGCCGTGGCTGGTGGCACAGGTCAACAGCCAGCGCTACCCggggctgcagtggctggacGCTGAGCGGCGGCGCTTTGCCATCCCCTGGCGCCATGCCACCcgccaccccccagcccctcaggaCCACGACAACATCTTCAAG gccTGGGCACAGGAGACGGGCAAGTTCACGGAGGGGGTGGACGAGCCGGACCCAGCTAAGTGGAAGGCCAACCTGCGCTGCGCCCTCAACAAGAGCCGCGAGTTCCGCCTGCTCTTTGACGGCACCAAGGCCACCCCGATCCAGCCCTACAAGGTCTACGAGCTCTGCCAGGGGCCAGCTGATGGCGCAG ATGGAGTGGCTGAGGATGACTATGGCTGCGTTGGGGAGGAGGATGTCAGCCAG ctccagaagaTGACATCTCTGAGCATCAAAG ATACCCGGCATGGGGGGGATCTGCTACCCTCCTACCCCTGGCCCAAGGAGGAGCCACACTTCGGCAGCGGCTGCCCCCCAGGGCCCTTTGCACCGCCCCTCCAAGCACTGCTCCCTGCTGAGGTGGGGGACACCCATGGGACCCCCGAACTGGCCCCTGCCACCCTAAGCGAGACGGGGCCACCCCTGGGCACGCTGGGGCCCCCGTCCACCTGCCCGATAGCACCCATGGAGCACATCATCCCCAACCTGCTCATCAGCCCCCACATGCTGCCAT TGACCGACCTGGAGATCAAGTTCCAGTACCGGGGCCGTCAGGTCTGCGTCCTCACCATCAGCAACCCCCATGGCTGCCGCCTCTTCCACAGCAGCCTGGAGCCCACGCAGGAGCAGGTGGAGCTCTTTGGGCCACTGACACTGGAGCAGGTCCGCTTCCCTGCCACTGATACCATCCCCAACGAGAAGCAGCGTTTCTACACCCACCAGCTCCTGGATGTGTTGGACCGCGGGCTcatcctggagctgcagggccAGGACATCTACGCCATCCGCCTCTGCCAGTGCAAGGTCTTCTGGACGGGGCCCTGTGCCACCCACAGTGCTGGCCCCAACCCCAttgagagggagaagaagacCAAGCTCTTCAGCCTTGAGGGGTTTCTCAATG GCCTCATCCTGTTCCAGAAGGGCCAGACCATGACCCCCCCACCCTTCGAGATCTTCCTCTGCTTCGGCGAAGAGTGGCCGGACCAGAAACCCAAGGAGAAAAAGCTTATCACGGTGCAG GTGGTGCCGGTGGCGGCAcggctgctgctggagatgttCTCAGGAGAGCTGTCCTGGTCAGCCGACAGCATCCCCCTGCAGATCTCCCACCCTGACCTCAAGGACAAGATGGTGGAGCAGTTCAAGGAGCTTCACCAGCTCTGGCAGAACCAGCAGCGGCTGCCACCGGTGCAGCCAGAGCCCAGACCCGCTGCCGGAGCCTGGGTGCTGCCACCAGGCTCCCTGCCCCAGTGA
- the IRF5 gene encoding interferon regulatory factor 5 isoform X1, whose amino-acid sequence MWDGVPPHPPSCQPRPRGTLQFLFRGQGGHPRVPVTAAHTCHELGSFTLTGPAMNPPPRRVRLKPWLVAQVNSQRYPGLQWLDAERRRFAIPWRHATRHPPAPQDHDNIFKAWAQETGKFTEGVDEPDPAKWKANLRCALNKSREFRLLFDGTKATPIQPYKVYELCQGPADGADGVAEDDYGCVGEEDVSQLQKMTSLSIKDTRHGGDLLPSYPWPKEEPHFGSGCPPGPFAPPLQALLPAEVGDTHGTPELAPATLSETGPPLGTLGPPSTCPIAPMEHIIPNLLISPHMLPLTDLEIKFQYRGRQVCVLTISNPHGCRLFHSSLEPTQEQVELFGPLTLEQVRFPATDTIPNEKQRFYTHQLLDVLDRGLILELQGQDIYAIRLCQCKVFWTGPCATHSAGPNPIEREKKTKLFSLEGFLNGLILFQKGQTMTPPPFEIFLCFGEEWPDQKPKEKKLITVQVVPVAARLLLEMFSGELSWSADSIPLQISHPDLKDKMVEQFKELHQLWQNQQRLPPVQPEPRPAAGAWVLPPGSLPQ is encoded by the exons ATGTGGGACGgggtgcccccccacccccccagctgccagccacGGCCCCGGGGGACACTCCAGTTCCTGTTTCGGGGCCAGGGGGGGCACCCACGGGTGCCTGTCACAGCTGCACACACGTGTCACGAGCTCGGCTCCTTCACACTCACAG gTCCTGCCATGAACCCCCCGCCTCGCCGGGTGCGGCTGAAGCCGTGGCTGGTGGCACAGGTCAACAGCCAGCGCTACCCggggctgcagtggctggacGCTGAGCGGCGGCGCTTTGCCATCCCCTGGCGCCATGCCACCcgccaccccccagcccctcaggaCCACGACAACATCTTCAAG gccTGGGCACAGGAGACGGGCAAGTTCACGGAGGGGGTGGACGAGCCGGACCCAGCTAAGTGGAAGGCCAACCTGCGCTGCGCCCTCAACAAGAGCCGCGAGTTCCGCCTGCTCTTTGACGGCACCAAGGCCACCCCGATCCAGCCCTACAAGGTCTACGAGCTCTGCCAGGGGCCAGCTGATGGCGCAG ATGGAGTGGCTGAGGATGACTATGGCTGCGTTGGGGAGGAGGATGTCAGCCAG ctccagaagaTGACATCTCTGAGCATCAAAG ATACCCGGCATGGGGGGGATCTGCTACCCTCCTACCCCTGGCCCAAGGAGGAGCCACACTTCGGCAGCGGCTGCCCCCCAGGGCCCTTTGCACCGCCCCTCCAAGCACTGCTCCCTGCTGAGGTGGGGGACACCCATGGGACCCCCGAACTGGCCCCTGCCACCCTAAGCGAGACGGGGCCACCCCTGGGCACGCTGGGGCCCCCGTCCACCTGCCCGATAGCACCCATGGAGCACATCATCCCCAACCTGCTCATCAGCCCCCACATGCTGCCAT TGACCGACCTGGAGATCAAGTTCCAGTACCGGGGCCGTCAGGTCTGCGTCCTCACCATCAGCAACCCCCATGGCTGCCGCCTCTTCCACAGCAGCCTGGAGCCCACGCAGGAGCAGGTGGAGCTCTTTGGGCCACTGACACTGGAGCAGGTCCGCTTCCCTGCCACTGATACCATCCCCAACGAGAAGCAGCGTTTCTACACCCACCAGCTCCTGGATGTGTTGGACCGCGGGCTcatcctggagctgcagggccAGGACATCTACGCCATCCGCCTCTGCCAGTGCAAGGTCTTCTGGACGGGGCCCTGTGCCACCCACAGTGCTGGCCCCAACCCCAttgagagggagaagaagacCAAGCTCTTCAGCCTTGAGGGGTTTCTCAATG GCCTCATCCTGTTCCAGAAGGGCCAGACCATGACCCCCCCACCCTTCGAGATCTTCCTCTGCTTCGGCGAAGAGTGGCCGGACCAGAAACCCAAGGAGAAAAAGCTTATCACGGTGCAG GTGGTGCCGGTGGCGGCAcggctgctgctggagatgttCTCAGGAGAGCTGTCCTGGTCAGCCGACAGCATCCCCCTGCAGATCTCCCACCCTGACCTCAAGGACAAGATGGTGGAGCAGTTCAAGGAGCTTCACCAGCTCTGGCAGAACCAGCAGCGGCTGCCACCGGTGCAGCCAGAGCCCAGACCCGCTGCCGGAGCCTGGGTGCTGCCACCAGGCTCCCTGCCCCAGTGA